The genomic segment TGGTGACGATCGAGGGGATCGTCACCGGGGTGTTCCAAGGGGCAGCACCCGCCCTCGGCGGCTTCTTCGTCCAGGAAGAATCTGGCGACGTCGACGCAGACCCCCTCACTTCCGAAGGCATCTGCGTCTACAGCGACCTCGTGGCGGTTCTCGTAGGCGACAAGGTCCGGGTCACCGGCACCGTTGTCGAGTTCCATTCGACCGCTTCGGGGCTGTCGAGTGACCTCACGGAGCTCGGCTCCGTCACGAGCATCGTGAAAGACGGGACGGGTGCCGTTCCCGCCGCCACGCCGATCAGCTTCCCGGTGAACGCGGTGAGCGACCTCGAGCGGTACGAGGGAATGCTCGTCACCTTCCCGCAGACGCTGACCGTCACCGACAACTACGACCTGGGCCGCTACGGGCAGATCGTCCTCTCCAACGGCCGCCTGCCGGTGGGCACCCACGTGACCACGCCGGGCGCCGCTGCCGTCGCGCAGGAAGGACTCAACCTGCGCAACGCGATCGTCCTCGACGACACAAGCACTGGTCAGAACCTCGACCCGATCGGCTACCCGGCACCGGGCCTCAGCGCGTCCAACACTCTTCGCTCCGGCTACACCGTGGCCGGCCTCGCCGGCGTGCTCTACGACCGGTACGGGCTCTACATGGTCGAGCCGACGGGCGGGCTGGCCGGGGTTGCGTTCACGCCGGCCGCCAATCCCCGCCCCGCGGCGCCAGCGGCGGTCGGCGGCAACCTCAAGGTGGCCGCGTTCAACGTCAACAACTTCTTCACCACTCTCGACACCGGGCCAGACATCTGCGGCCCCCTGGGCACCGGGAGCTGCCGAGGCGCCAACGACGCCACGGAGCTCACACGTCAGACCGCCAAGCTCGTCAACACGATCGTGGCCATCAACGCCGACATCGCCGGGCTGCTCGAGATCGAGAACGACCTGACGAACAACACGATCCAGCACCTCGTCGACCAGGTCAACCTGGTGGCAGGGGCCAACACCTACGACTTCATCGCCACTGGCCCGATCGGGACCGACTCGATCCGCGCCGCGATCATCTACAAGCCCGCCGTCGTCGCCCCCGTGGGCGCCCACGCGACGCTCGGGGTCGTGCCCTTCGACTACGGCAACCGGCCGCCCCTGGCGCAGACCTTCCAGCTGAACAGCTCGGGGGCGAGGTTCACGCTGGTCGTGAACCACCTGCGCTCGAAGGGGAGCTGTCCTCCCACCGACCCCAATGACCCCAAGTACGACCCCCCCAACAACGACCAGGGCGACGGCCAGGGGTGCTGGAACGTCTCCCGCGCCCAGGCGGCCGCGCTCATCAACACGTGGCTGGCGGGCGACCCGACCGCGAGCGGTGACCCGGACTTCCTCCTCGTCGGCGACATGAACGCCTACCGGTACGAGGACCCGATCACGACATTCGTCAACGCCGGCTACACGGACCTGATCCAGTCGTTCGTGGGGCCCGCCGCGTACTCCTACTCGTTCGACGCCGAGTGGGGCTACCTGGACCACGCGCTCGGGTCCCCCTCGCTCGCCGCGCAGGTCACCGGCGTGACCGAGTGGCACATGAACGCCGACGAGCCGGTGGTTCTCGACTACAACCTCGAGTTCAAGTCCGTCGGACAGCAGGCGTCCCTCTACTCGACGCTTCCCTTCCGCATCTCCGACCACGACCCGCTGATCGTCGGCCTCAACCTGGCCGTCAATGCCGCACCGACGGTCGAGGCGGGCGGGCCCTACTCGGTGACGGTCGGATTTACGACGACCCTCACGGCCGTCGCGAACGACCCCAACGGGGACGCCCTGACCGTCGAGTGGGACCTCGACAACAACGGCACCTACGAGACGGTCGGGAACCCGGTCACCTTCTCGGCCGTCGCGCTCCTCCCGGGTGCCTACACGGTCGGCGTTCGGGCCACGGAGACCGCTTCCGAGGGCCTGTTCGCGACCGACACCGCGACGGTGACCGTGATCGCCGGCCCGGCGATCACGAGCCCGGCATCCACCTTCTTCGTGGCGGGAACCGGTGGGACGTTCTCGATCACGACGACCGGCTTCCCCGTTCCGACCCTCACGCTCGCGGGGACCCTCCCGGCCGGCCTCACCTTCATCGACAACGGCGACGGGACCGCCACGATCTCCGGTACCGCCGCGCCCGGATCCGAGGGGACCTACACGGTGACCGTGACCGCGAGCAACGGTGTCGGGACACCGTTCGTCCAGACCCTGACGATCCTGGTGACGGCTGTCGCCGGCGCGGCCATTCCCGTCCTCGACGGTGTCGGCCTGGGTCTCCTCGCGGCCCTCGTCGCCCTCGGCGGCGTGTTCCTCGTGGGACGCCGCCTCTCGTAGCCGTCGAAGCACCCTCCGGTCCTTCGAGGGCCGGGAGCCGCGAGGCTCCCGGCCCTTTCTGCTTTTCGGCTCGGCCGGAGCCGACCTGCGATATCGTCTCCGAAACTCGCAACAGGGCAGTTCCACCATGAGGAGGGTTCCGTGCGCCATTCTTCGCTCGCCTTCGGCTTCGTATTGATCGTCGCGGCTGGCGCGTCCGCCGCGGCCACGACGTCCCCGACGAATCCCGCGTTTCCTTCGCCGGGCCTCCCGCAGGGAGGCTTCGAGGTCCAGGCGCTCGTCGACGGCTTCTGGAGCCCGGTCGCCGACCTGTCGTTCGGCCGCCACTTCCGCGAGGCGCTCGTGGAGCTTCCGGCAGCCGCGCTCGCCAGCCCCCGGGTCCGGGTCCGCCTGATCCAGCACGGCGGCGGCGCCGCGCACATCGACGAGGTCTCGCTCGGGGCGACGGCGCCGACCCGCCTCGAGGGCGCGGCAGAGCCGGAGGCCCTCGCCCTGAGTCTCCGGCGGGACCACGACGTCCTCGACGCATTCGGACGGACGATCGAGGTGAGCTTTGCCGCGTCGCGGCTGGAGAACCCGCTGCGCCTCACGGCGCGCGTGGAGGGCCCCGTCGTCGAGGGGTCACCGTTTGCGTTTCCGCCGCAGAACCAGTTTCAGGAGCTGACGGCCGGCTCCTCCTTCTACCGCTTCACGCCCGCGCCCGAAGGGCGTGCGCCCGCCTGGCCCGAGGCGCTCGACCCCAAGGACGCCCTCTTCTCGGAGCGCTGCGTCCCGACCACGGGGCACCCAGCCGGCCTCACGCTCGGCTGGATCGCGAACGACCAGGAGAACCTGTACGCGGCCGTCGAGTTCACGCCTGACAACACCCGCGACGGAGACGCGGACTGGGCCGGCATCCAGGTCGTCGCGGGCGGGGAGATCCGGGAGTTCCGCGTGTCGGAGGAGCAGACCCGCTGGGGGCTCTCGCGCTTCGGCCCCACGGCCCGGGCCGGGTACCGCCACAAGCTCTACACGTTCGCGATCCCCTTCGCCGAGCTCGGCATTCGCAACCCCTCGGAGGCCGGCGAGCTGAAGCTGGCGTTCTCCGCCTACGGGACGGCCGCCATCGCCTGGCTCTCGCCGCTCTTCCACGACTTCGGGACCGTTTTCGTGGGATCCGCAGCACCCGCGGCGACGTTCACGATCTTCAACGGGACGCAGCAGGGCATGGTCCTCGGAACGCCGTGGTACACGCGCGCCGGGCCGAATTCGGCCGTCTTCCCCATCGCCCCCGGTACCTGCAGCGACGGGCTCGCCATTCCGGCTGGTGGCGGGTGCAGCTTCGAGGTCGGTTTTGCTC from the Holophagales bacterium genome contains:
- a CDS encoding ExeM/NucH family extracellular endonuclease, with amino-acid sequence MNTPARRVALSSFVVLAVFALAAASPIAAQPTDLIISEYIEGSASNKAIEFFNGTAAAIDLGTGSYRLETYSNGSATVSSFVALTGTVAAGATYVIAPTDASQTLRDLADQVTGSGWFNGDDALVLRKGGSGGTVLDSFGQVGTDPGASWGTGILATVNHTLRRKSSVCAGDTTIGNAFDPAVEWDGFDQDTFSGLRSHSVSCSAVDTAPSIVSTNPTAGATDVAVASNITVTFTEAVTVSAASFTLACPSGTPFAGGFVVSGSGTTTITINPAGDLPAGTSCAVGVVAAAVIDLDGTADPMASDYAWTFTTATPPATISLIHEIQGSGLLSPLVGQVVTIEGIVTGVFQGAAPALGGFFVQEESGDVDADPLTSEGICVYSDLVAVLVGDKVRVTGTVVEFHSTASGLSSDLTELGSVTSIVKDGTGAVPAATPISFPVNAVSDLERYEGMLVTFPQTLTVTDNYDLGRYGQIVLSNGRLPVGTHVTTPGAAAVAQEGLNLRNAIVLDDTSTGQNLDPIGYPAPGLSASNTLRSGYTVAGLAGVLYDRYGLYMVEPTGGLAGVAFTPAANPRPAAPAAVGGNLKVAAFNVNNFFTTLDTGPDICGPLGTGSCRGANDATELTRQTAKLVNTIVAINADIAGLLEIENDLTNNTIQHLVDQVNLVAGANTYDFIATGPIGTDSIRAAIIYKPAVVAPVGAHATLGVVPFDYGNRPPLAQTFQLNSSGARFTLVVNHLRSKGSCPPTDPNDPKYDPPNNDQGDGQGCWNVSRAQAAALINTWLAGDPTASGDPDFLLVGDMNAYRYEDPITTFVNAGYTDLIQSFVGPAAYSYSFDAEWGYLDHALGSPSLAAQVTGVTEWHMNADEPVVLDYNLEFKSVGQQASLYSTLPFRISDHDPLIVGLNLAVNAAPTVEAGGPYSVTVGFTTTLTAVANDPNGDALTVEWDLDNNGTYETVGNPVTFSAVALLPGAYTVGVRATETASEGLFATDTATVTVIAGPAITSPASTFFVAGTGGTFSITTTGFPVPTLTLAGTLPAGLTFIDNGDGTATISGTAAPGSEGTYTVTVTASNGVGTPFVQTLTILVTAVAGAAIPVLDGVGLGLLAALVALGGVFLVGRRLS